One region of Dehalococcoidia bacterium genomic DNA includes:
- a CDS encoding NAD-dependent epimerase/dehydratase family protein: MKVLVTGATGFVGQHVARRLAASADVAIFARHRDKARAMFGDAVEVRHGDLKDAASLDRALEGIDRVYHIAARRDHWGMPYDDYYQANVVGTRSLLEAARRHGTSKIVYCSSVGVYGHGYQYFPVDEAHPFGQHLSFYHKSKALAEEVVRSYPDLPVVTVRPGWIYGPNDEWGGVTQMLIKLAKGQFAFVGSGENRLHPVFINDVVGGIVAAGESERYGEAYLLLGPEHTTFRNYVYAMCDALGAERPRWSVPYLAGRAACYALEPMWLVKNRVLGKKLLGDKPPMTRDTLDGVSTHRYFDTSKATREIAHTPAVSIADGLQTTVEWLAGTGRLPASVTERIKQRGVVTA; the protein is encoded by the coding sequence GTGAAGGTCCTCGTAACAGGCGCAACCGGATTCGTAGGCCAGCACGTCGCACGCCGGCTCGCCGCATCGGCGGACGTCGCGATCTTCGCGCGCCACCGCGACAAGGCGCGCGCCATGTTCGGCGACGCGGTCGAAGTGCGGCACGGCGACCTGAAGGACGCAGCGTCGCTGGACCGCGCGCTCGAGGGCATCGACAGGGTCTATCACATCGCCGCGCGTCGCGACCACTGGGGTATGCCATACGACGACTACTACCAGGCGAACGTCGTCGGCACGCGCAGTTTGCTCGAAGCGGCGCGCCGGCACGGCACGTCGAAGATCGTGTACTGCAGTTCGGTCGGAGTCTACGGCCACGGCTACCAGTACTTCCCGGTAGACGAAGCGCACCCCTTCGGCCAGCACCTCAGCTTCTATCACAAGAGCAAAGCGCTCGCCGAGGAGGTCGTCCGCTCGTACCCCGACCTTCCCGTCGTCACCGTACGGCCTGGCTGGATCTACGGCCCCAACGACGAATGGGGCGGCGTCACGCAGATGCTGATCAAGCTGGCGAAGGGCCAGTTCGCCTTCGTCGGCAGCGGCGAGAACAGGCTCCACCCCGTGTTCATCAACGACGTGGTCGGTGGCATCGTCGCCGCGGGCGAGAGCGAGCGGTACGGCGAAGCGTACTTGCTGCTGGGCCCCGAGCACACGACATTTCGCAACTACGTCTACGCCATGTGCGACGCGCTCGGCGCGGAACGCCCGCGCTGGTCCGTGCCGTACCTTGCCGGACGCGCCGCCTGCTACGCGCTCGAGCCCATGTGGCTCGTCAAGAATCGCGTGCTCGGCAAGAAGTTGCTCGGTGACAAGCCGCCGATGACGCGCGACACGCTCGACGGCGTCAGCACCCACCGCTACTTCGATACGTCGAAGGCCACGCGCGAGATCGCGCACACGCCGGCCGTCAGCATCGCCGACGGGCTGCAGACGACGGTGGAGTGGCTCGCGGGCACGGGGCGTCTTCCCGCCAGCGTCACGGAACGGATCAAACAACGCGGAGTGGTGACGGCCTGA
- the dcd gene encoding dCTP deaminase yields the protein MVLSDRTIKEELAGGRLVITPLDEQDIQPASVDVHLDRVFRVFKVSSRPYIDVREQMDDLTEEVVIGDDRPFFIHPGEFVLASTLQVVTLPDDILAQVEGKSSLGRIGLLIHATAGFVDPGWTGKLTLELSNVAKMPIALHFGMKIGQLSFLRMSTPVDRPYGSPGLRSKYQGQMAPTPSRAFTEFEAGE from the coding sequence ATGGTCTTGAGCGACCGCACGATCAAGGAAGAACTCGCCGGCGGGCGTCTCGTCATCACGCCGCTCGACGAGCAGGACATCCAGCCTGCCAGCGTCGACGTGCACCTGGACCGCGTGTTTCGCGTGTTCAAGGTGAGCAGCCGTCCGTACATCGACGTGCGCGAGCAGATGGATGATCTGACCGAAGAGGTGGTGATCGGCGATGACCGCCCGTTTTTCATCCATCCCGGCGAGTTCGTGCTGGCGAGTACGCTCCAAGTGGTGACGCTGCCCGACGACATCCTGGCGCAGGTCGAAGGAAAAAGCTCGCTCGGGCGCATTGGCCTGCTGATCCACGCGACGGCGGGGTTCGTCGACCCGGGATGGACGGGCAAGCTGACGCTGGAGTTGTCGAATGTCGCCAAGATGCCGATCGCGCTGCACTTCGGCATGAAGATCGGCCAACTGAGCTTCCTGCGCATGTCGACGCCGGTCGACCGGCCGTACGGCAGTCCCGGCCTCCGGAGCAAGTACCAGGGGCAGATGGCGCCGACGCCGAGCCGCGCGTTCACCGAATTCGAAGCTGGCGAGTGA
- the glyA gene encoding serine hydroxymethyltransferase has protein sequence MTTEVGDQYLVEVERTDPELYRLIKEEERYQVDTVRLIPSENYVSRAVMEATGSVLANKYSEGYPGKRYYEGQRYIDEIETLVQHRAKALFGVEHANVQPYSGSPANLAVYMALLQPGDKIMGLALPHGGHLTHGWDVSATGKFWTPVRYEVDRQTHLIDYDAVRELARRERPRIIVAGATAYPREYDFARFAEIAREVDAYFLADISHISGLIIAGVHPDPAPVADVVMTTTHKTLRGPRGAMIMCKAEHAEAIDKAVFPGLQGGPHENTIAGVGVALKEAATEEFRDYGAQIVANAKAMAAELREHGFDLITGGTDNHLILIDLTGKKVIGKKAAKALDRANIVGNYNTIPFDPRKPFSPSGLRIGTPSVTTRGMKEDEMRQVARWMDEVIDNVKDEDALDRVGREVADFCRQFPAPGLSVD, from the coding sequence GTGACCACCGAAGTGGGCGACCAGTACCTCGTTGAAGTCGAGCGCACGGACCCTGAGCTGTATCGCTTGATCAAGGAAGAAGAGCGATACCAGGTCGACACGGTCCGCCTCATCCCGTCCGAGAATTACGTCTCGCGCGCCGTCATGGAAGCGACGGGCAGCGTGCTCGCGAACAAGTACTCGGAGGGCTATCCCGGCAAGCGTTATTACGAAGGCCAGCGGTACATCGATGAAATCGAGACGCTGGTGCAGCACCGCGCGAAGGCGCTGTTCGGCGTCGAGCATGCGAACGTGCAGCCGTACTCCGGCTCGCCGGCGAACCTCGCTGTGTACATGGCGCTGCTGCAGCCCGGCGACAAGATCATGGGCCTGGCGCTGCCGCATGGCGGGCATCTGACGCACGGCTGGGACGTGAGCGCCACGGGCAAGTTCTGGACGCCCGTGCGTTATGAAGTCGACCGGCAGACGCACCTCATCGACTACGACGCCGTGCGCGAACTGGCGCGCAGGGAGCGGCCGCGAATCATCGTCGCCGGCGCGACGGCGTATCCGCGAGAGTACGACTTCGCGCGGTTCGCGGAGATCGCACGCGAGGTCGACGCGTATTTCCTGGCCGATATCTCGCACATCAGCGGGCTGATCATCGCGGGCGTGCATCCCGATCCGGCCCCGGTCGCCGACGTCGTGATGACGACGACGCACAAGACGCTGCGCGGGCCGCGCGGCGCCATGATCATGTGCAAGGCCGAGCACGCCGAGGCGATCGACAAGGCGGTGTTCCCGGGATTGCAGGGCGGCCCGCACGAAAACACGATCGCGGGCGTCGGCGTGGCGCTGAAGGAAGCGGCGACGGAGGAGTTCCGCGACTACGGCGCCCAGATCGTCGCCAACGCGAAGGCGATGGCGGCCGAACTGCGCGAACACGGCTTCGACCTGATCACGGGCGGCACGGACAATCACCTGATCCTGATCGATCTCACGGGGAAGAAGGTGATCGGCAAGAAGGCGGCGAAAGCACTCGACCGGGCGAACATCGTCGGCAACTACAACACGATCCCGTTCGACCCGCGCAAGCCGTTCAGCCCGAGCGGCCTGCGCATCGGCACGCCCTCCGTGACGACGCGCGGCATGAAGGAAGACGAGATGCGCCAGGTTGCCCGCTGGATGGACGAAGTCATCGACAACGTGAAGGACGAAGACGCACTCGACCGCGTCGGACGCGAAGTTGCGGACTTCTGCCGTCAGTTCCCGGCACCGGGGCTGAGCGTGGACTGA
- the dnaN gene encoding DNA polymerase III subunit beta encodes MITQVSAMKVTCLQENLARGLGIVGRAVAVRSTLPITSNVLISTDGGRIKLAATNLDIALTCWIGGQIEEEGAITVQSRLLSDFVNSLPQDKIELTLAPRSKQLKVKCARNEATIGGIDADDFPPIPAIEDGGTLEIDPKALREAITQVVFSAATDDSRPVLTGVDVVLDGDTLTLAAADGFRLAVRHLKLKKKVAEKQEVIVPARALSELNRLLQDQDDPVQMTFNANRTQVLFQLKDIELVAQLIQGTFPDYSRLIPKEWGSRAVVEVRDFLQETKIASIFARDGSGIVRITFEGGEGGAPGKMTIAARAEEIGDNHGDLDAQVEGEASKIAFNGKYLQEVLQVLDGGRVALETTGPSQPGVIRPVDSENYVHVVMPMFVQW; translated from the coding sequence GTGATTACACAGGTGAGCGCAATGAAGGTGACGTGTCTCCAGGAAAACCTGGCGAGAGGCCTTGGCATCGTCGGGCGAGCGGTGGCCGTGCGCAGCACGCTGCCGATAACGTCGAACGTCCTGATCTCGACCGATGGCGGGCGCATCAAGCTCGCGGCGACCAATCTCGATATCGCGCTGACGTGCTGGATTGGCGGCCAGATCGAGGAAGAAGGGGCGATCACCGTCCAGTCACGGCTGCTGAGCGATTTCGTGAACTCGCTGCCGCAGGACAAGATCGAACTGACGCTGGCGCCGCGGTCGAAGCAACTCAAGGTGAAATGCGCCCGCAACGAAGCGACGATCGGCGGCATCGATGCCGACGACTTCCCGCCGATCCCGGCGATCGAGGACGGCGGCACGCTGGAGATCGACCCGAAGGCGCTCCGCGAAGCGATCACGCAGGTCGTCTTTTCGGCCGCGACCGATGACTCGCGGCCGGTGCTGACGGGCGTCGACGTCGTGCTCGATGGTGACACGCTGACGTTGGCAGCCGCCGATGGCTTCAGGCTCGCCGTGCGGCATCTCAAGCTCAAGAAGAAGGTCGCCGAGAAGCAGGAAGTGATCGTGCCGGCGCGCGCGCTGTCCGAGTTGAATCGCCTGCTGCAGGACCAGGACGACCCGGTGCAGATGACGTTCAACGCGAACCGCACGCAGGTGCTGTTCCAGCTCAAGGACATCGAACTGGTGGCGCAGCTCATCCAGGGCACCTTCCCGGACTACAGCCGCCTGATCCCGAAAGAGTGGGGCAGTCGCGCCGTCGTGGAAGTGCGCGACTTCCTGCAGGAGACGAAGATCGCCTCGATCTTCGCGCGCGATGGCAGCGGCATCGTCCGCATCACCTTCGAAGGCGGCGAGGGCGGCGCGCCGGGCAAGATGACGATCGCCGCCCGTGCCGAAGAGATCGGCGACAACCACGGCGATCTGGACGCGCAGGTCGAAGGCGAAGCCTCTAAGATCGCCTTCAACGGCAAGTACCTGCAGGAAGTGCTGCAGGTACTCGATGGCGGGCGCGTTGCGCTCGAGACGACGGGGCCTTCACAGCCCGGCGTCATTCGCCCCGTGGACAGCGAGAACTACGTCCACGTCGTCATGCCGATGTTCGTGCAGTGGTGA
- a CDS encoding DUF362 domain-containing protein, with product MAVYLARQPRYDVTEIRQNLENALAAIGSDPRGKRAVIKPNLVNQFGDLSGTTTHPAVVEAIHDALRDRGFDKIVIADGPSVNRPVELVFKNSGMTDLAARLGVDLVDLNQAERRPIEWPYGQLPLPTVILDADFWVNVPKMKTHVRCGVTLGLKNQQGICDYDEKKNNHKRGVDEPLGVLGKYLKPHLLVLDGVEGMEGNGPTHGTRNKPGIFAAGTDLVEFDTVVAGVMGFQPDEIPMLAYATTEACDPVVVGMPTDEIRTPFVRPNQPEFDKLMGLRIWSNIRSCNACDLHVTTAKESVKSNPLKLMKYGPGIIRQAMFGRVDVLKGEQSVVPQDHGRLVFIGDCTAELAESYEGTFVPGCPPDPDEILNALANAGALE from the coding sequence GTGGCAGTGTATCTGGCTCGACAGCCCCGGTACGACGTAACTGAGATTCGCCAGAACCTGGAAAACGCGCTCGCGGCGATCGGTTCCGACCCGCGAGGCAAGCGCGCCGTCATCAAGCCGAACCTGGTCAACCAGTTCGGCGACTTGAGCGGCACCACCACGCATCCGGCGGTCGTCGAGGCGATCCACGATGCCTTGCGTGATCGCGGCTTCGATAAGATCGTCATCGCCGATGGCCCGTCGGTGAACCGCCCCGTCGAGCTTGTGTTCAAGAACTCCGGCATGACTGATCTCGCCGCCCGCCTCGGCGTCGACCTGGTCGACCTCAACCAGGCCGAGCGCCGGCCGATCGAGTGGCCGTACGGGCAGCTCCCGCTCCCGACCGTCATCCTAGATGCGGACTTCTGGGTGAACGTCCCGAAGATGAAGACGCACGTCCGCTGCGGCGTCACGCTCGGCCTGAAGAACCAGCAGGGCATCTGCGACTACGACGAGAAGAAGAACAATCACAAGCGCGGCGTCGATGAGCCGCTGGGCGTGCTTGGCAAATACCTCAAGCCGCACCTCCTGGTCCTCGACGGCGTCGAGGGCATGGAAGGCAACGGCCCCACGCATGGCACGCGCAACAAACCCGGGATCTTCGCCGCGGGCACCGACCTCGTCGAGTTCGACACGGTCGTCGCCGGCGTCATGGGCTTTCAGCCGGACGAGATTCCGATGCTCGCCTACGCTACGACCGAGGCGTGCGATCCCGTTGTGGTCGGGATGCCAACCGACGAGATCCGCACGCCGTTCGTCCGCCCGAACCAGCCGGAGTTCGACAAGCTGATGGGATTGCGCATCTGGTCGAACATCCGCTCCTGCAACGCCTGCGACCTCCACGTGACGACCGCCAAGGAGTCCGTGAAGTCGAACCCGTTGAAGCTCATGAAGTACGGTCCCGGCATCATCCGGCAGGCCATGTTCGGCCGTGTCGACGTGCTCAAGGGCGAGCAATCGGTGGTGCCGCAGGACCACGGCCGCCTCGTCTTCATCGGCGACTGCACGGCCGAACTCGCGGAGAGCTACGAGGGTACGTTCGTGCCCGGCTGTCCGCCCGACCCGGACGAGATTCTCAACGCGCTGGCCAACGCCGGCGCCCTCGAGTAG
- a CDS encoding alpha/beta fold hydrolase, with protein MPTARINGIDLWYDAQGSGPTLVLSHGFAGPTPQWPPVIDAFRERVRLVLYDARGHGSTSVPPPATFSLPQFAADLAALLDHLDIERAHIGGVSMGGMISAQFACDYPERVQSLLLCDTTAGNGGGDPETVQVEEGFRATCDRWITIVEKHGMKELVEREVRYRHERDQYAALAEMSVEWQDAKNRRKLEVMTDEGYIAACVAVRDRPDLTARTPLIVAPTLVSCGEWDDFYPCASRDHGLIRTSRFATVRRAAHSTPDYRPQLWKQAVFEFIDDVEAGRDVRGEGEYGA; from the coding sequence TTGCCCACCGCACGCATCAACGGCATCGACCTCTGGTACGACGCGCAGGGCAGCGGCCCGACGCTCGTCCTGTCGCATGGCTTCGCCGGGCCGACGCCGCAATGGCCGCCGGTCATCGACGCATTCCGCGAACGCGTCCGGCTCGTGCTGTACGACGCGCGCGGCCACGGCAGCACGAGCGTGCCGCCGCCGGCGACGTTCTCGCTGCCGCAGTTCGCTGCGGACCTGGCGGCCCTGCTCGATCACCTCGATATCGAGCGCGCGCACATCGGCGGCGTCTCGATGGGCGGCATGATCAGCGCGCAGTTCGCGTGCGACTACCCGGAGCGCGTGCAGTCGCTGCTCCTCTGCGACACGACGGCAGGAAACGGCGGAGGCGATCCGGAGACGGTACAGGTCGAGGAAGGTTTTCGTGCGACGTGCGACCGCTGGATCACGATCGTCGAGAAGCATGGCATGAAGGAACTGGTCGAGCGCGAAGTGCGCTACCGCCACGAGCGCGACCAGTACGCGGCGCTCGCCGAGATGAGCGTCGAGTGGCAGGACGCGAAGAACCGCCGGAAGTTGGAAGTGATGACAGACGAGGGTTACATCGCGGCGTGCGTCGCTGTGCGCGACCGGCCCGACCTGACGGCGCGGACGCCGCTGATCGTGGCGCCGACGCTGGTGTCATGCGGCGAGTGGGATGACTTCTACCCGTGCGCGAGCCGCGACCATGGCCTGATCCGCACCTCGCGTTTCGCGACGGTCCGGCGGGCCGCCCACTCGACGCCGGACTACCGGCCGCAGCTCTGGAAGCAGGCGGTGTTTGAGTTCATCGACGATGTGGAGGCGGGGCGGGACGTGCGGGGGGAGGGGGAGTACGGGGCGTGA
- a CDS encoding GtrA family protein, whose protein sequence is MGLPPALSSARSTAHAFWDRAWANGEHKLLTRYLLVSGAFGLPASIISLQIMIWGYESFVGDYNRLTLNAMWILNFEIGLMRNFFLHCAFTWKTNPTRKRMAHIHVAAIGAFVIDLSAFNIVLLATETILIAQVIGASSGFFCNFLYNRLRTFGAPQRAADEALVEGSIV, encoded by the coding sequence ATGGGTCTGCCGCCAGCCTTATCATCAGCCAGGAGCACCGCCCACGCGTTCTGGGACAGGGCGTGGGCCAACGGCGAGCACAAGCTGCTCACGCGCTACCTCCTCGTCAGCGGCGCCTTCGGCCTCCCGGCGTCGATCATCTCACTGCAGATCATGATCTGGGGATACGAATCTTTTGTCGGCGACTACAACCGCCTCACGCTCAACGCGATGTGGATCCTCAACTTCGAGATCGGGCTGATGCGCAACTTTTTCCTGCACTGTGCGTTTACGTGGAAGACAAACCCGACCCGCAAACGAATGGCGCACATCCACGTCGCCGCCATCGGCGCGTTCGTTATTGACCTCTCCGCGTTCAACATCGTACTGCTGGCAACCGAGACGATCCTTATCGCGCAAGTGATCGGGGCGAGTTCAGGCTTCTTCTGCAACTTTCTCTACAACCGCCTGCGCACGTTCGGCGCACCGCAGCGCGCGGCCGATGAGGCGCTGGTCGAAGGGAGCATCGTGTGA
- a CDS encoding HipA domain-containing protein — translation MQGLAVWLYGAAVAMIERHRTQLRLTYTDEALRKYEAGTPLLSVALPLTPSHYPNSVVRSFLDGLLPEGDVRRLIAAELDVRESDTYSLIEALGRECAGALVIQPVDWPAPPPPTTLRAEPMSQRELEERIRSLKDAPLGVDARVRLSLAGVQEKLVLTRMPDGSWGRPVDGTPSTHIFKPETAAYPATVANEAFCMRVAKRMGLQVANVETATIGGREVLIVERYDRVVHPDGNVERIHQEDFCQALGIHPTKKYQADGGPSLRQVAAILRASADTDSLERLLRAVTFNVIIGNADAHGKNFSIMHDELGVLRFAPLYDLISTLLYATTTREMAMFIDDVRRIDHVAGERLVNEASSWGLSKRRANEIVQDMVQRAPSSADAIQNDIPNMPPELRTVFDNQLKALRTMSSTH, via the coding sequence ATGCAGGGGCTTGCGGTCTGGCTATACGGCGCCGCGGTCGCAATGATTGAACGTCACCGGACACAGCTACGCCTGACCTACACCGACGAGGCACTTCGGAAGTACGAAGCCGGCACCCCCCTGCTTTCCGTGGCACTACCGTTGACGCCCAGCCACTATCCGAATTCGGTTGTGCGTTCGTTCCTCGACGGCTTACTACCCGAAGGCGACGTCCGGCGACTCATCGCGGCCGAACTGGATGTGCGCGAGAGTGATACCTACTCGCTCATAGAGGCATTGGGGCGGGAATGCGCGGGCGCACTCGTAATCCAACCCGTCGATTGGCCAGCACCTCCGCCACCGACAACGCTCCGTGCCGAACCGATGAGCCAGCGGGAGTTAGAGGAGCGCATCAGAAGTCTGAAGGATGCGCCGCTTGGCGTGGATGCTCGAGTGCGTCTGTCGCTCGCGGGTGTGCAGGAGAAACTCGTACTCACGCGCATGCCCGATGGATCGTGGGGAAGACCCGTTGACGGCACGCCCTCGACGCACATATTCAAGCCCGAAACCGCCGCTTATCCTGCCACCGTCGCAAACGAGGCGTTCTGCATGCGCGTCGCGAAACGCATGGGACTGCAGGTCGCGAATGTCGAGACTGCGACCATCGGCGGACGCGAGGTGTTGATCGTCGAACGCTACGACCGCGTAGTCCACCCGGATGGCAACGTCGAGCGGATCCATCAGGAGGATTTTTGTCAGGCGCTCGGGATCCATCCAACGAAAAAGTACCAGGCCGATGGTGGCCCTTCCTTGCGCCAGGTTGCGGCGATCCTTCGCGCGTCTGCCGATACGGATTCGCTCGAGAGGTTGCTACGTGCAGTGACGTTCAATGTGATCATCGGCAATGCGGACGCCCACGGAAAGAACTTTTCGATCATGCATGATGAGCTTGGCGTCCTCCGATTCGCACCATTGTATGACCTGATCTCGACACTGCTGTACGCAACCACCACAAGAGAGATGGCGATGTTCATCGACGACGTTCGGCGAATCGATCATGTCGCGGGCGAGCGTCTCGTGAACGAGGCATCGAGTTGGGGGCTCTCAAAACGTCGAGCGAACGAGATCGTTCAAGACATGGTGCAGCGCGCGCCATCCTCGGCGGATGCCATACAGAACGACATTCCGAACATGCCGCCCGAACTGCGCACCGTATTCGACAATCAACTGAAAGCTCTGCGCACGATGTCTTCCACTCATTGA
- a CDS encoding glycosyltransferase, translating to MNASAIVPAHNEEQNIIGLLRRLTDEAPTSGVDDIVVVASGCTDATLSLARSFAETHPSVRVIEQARREGKASAINAGLHEVRHDVVVLISGDVMPERGAVALLVQRLGDETVGVVGGRPVPLNDPSTFVGFAAQTMWRMHHWINERSAEAKCGEMIAFRRALHGQPIVTAIPAASAVDEVSIQAIAREAGLRSVYEPQAIVRNWGPNSVRQWMRQRRRINAGHLLAAREGYHPSTSSSALVIRALLHDRPGRSRPHWLCAVAALEVAAKIAARRDVSRGEVHTVWRVAESTKRPIEQEST from the coding sequence TTGAACGCTAGCGCCATCGTTCCCGCCCATAACGAGGAACAGAACATCATAGGGCTGCTTCGCCGGCTGACAGACGAAGCGCCGACGAGCGGTGTGGACGACATCGTCGTGGTCGCCAGCGGCTGCACCGACGCGACGCTCAGCCTCGCCCGGTCATTCGCGGAGACACACCCGTCTGTGCGTGTCATCGAGCAGGCGCGCCGCGAGGGCAAGGCTTCGGCGATCAACGCCGGACTGCACGAAGTACGCCACGATGTCGTCGTGCTGATCAGCGGCGATGTCATGCCGGAGCGCGGCGCAGTGGCGCTGCTCGTGCAACGCCTGGGCGACGAGACCGTGGGCGTCGTCGGCGGCCGCCCTGTGCCCCTCAACGACCCTTCGACCTTCGTGGGATTCGCCGCCCAGACCATGTGGCGCATGCACCACTGGATCAACGAACGCTCCGCCGAGGCCAAGTGCGGCGAGATGATCGCGTTCCGGCGCGCGCTCCATGGCCAGCCGATCGTGACCGCGATCCCTGCCGCCAGCGCCGTCGACGAAGTAAGCATCCAGGCGATCGCTCGGGAAGCCGGATTGCGGAGCGTCTACGAGCCCCAGGCCATCGTCCGGAACTGGGGCCCGAACAGCGTCCGCCAGTGGATGCGCCAGCGGCGGCGCATCAACGCCGGCCACCTCCTCGCCGCACGCGAGGGGTACCATCCCAGCACCTCCAGCTCGGCGCTCGTCATACGCGCGCTGCTGCACGATCGCCCGGGCCGTTCCCGCCCGCACTGGCTCTGTGCGGTCGCAGCGCTCGAGGTCGCAGCCAAGATCGCGGCGCGTCGCGACGTTTCGCGCGGTGAAGTCCACACGGTGTGGCGCGTCGCTGAGTCGACGAAGCGCCCGATTGAGCAGGAGTCGACCTGA
- a CDS encoding radical SAM protein: MFQLLPQVPRYWMFRRFGWPKVMPVNVAVSIISTCNSRCLTCNIWAEHTPGEGQDLTVEEFDKIFQSLGKTPYWFTVSGGEPFMRKDIVDICKSIYDRCRPAQINIPTNSLVWRPIAERVAAIADYCSESELVINLSLDGVGEKHDELRGIKGNFDKVMLVYEQLRALKRPNLTVGVHSVISNFNIDHFPTLHDFVVNEMKPDSFISEIAEERVELGTIGTGITPKRDAYANAVDRLIESSAMHAHEGRSKVIQAFRRKYYDLVKRYLEREAQAVPCYAGWASTHIAPNGDVWTCAVRAEPIANLRDYDYDFKRIWFGHEASPLRRSIKRGECACPLANAAYTSMLMSPSTMLDVGANMWQEKRKEVRRGSVSGSTAPVRRN, translated from the coding sequence ATGTTTCAACTACTGCCGCAGGTCCCGCGTTACTGGATGTTCCGGCGGTTCGGCTGGCCGAAGGTCATGCCCGTCAACGTCGCCGTCAGCATCATCTCCACGTGCAATTCGCGCTGCCTCACGTGCAATATCTGGGCCGAGCACACGCCCGGCGAAGGCCAGGACCTGACGGTCGAGGAGTTCGACAAGATTTTCCAGTCCCTGGGCAAGACGCCGTACTGGTTCACCGTCAGCGGCGGCGAACCGTTCATGCGCAAGGACATCGTCGACATCTGCAAGAGCATCTACGATCGCTGCCGCCCGGCGCAGATCAACATTCCCACCAACTCGCTCGTCTGGCGGCCGATCGCCGAACGCGTCGCCGCGATCGCCGACTACTGCAGCGAGAGCGAACTGGTGATCAACCTCTCGCTCGACGGCGTCGGCGAAAAGCACGACGAACTCCGCGGCATCAAGGGCAACTTCGACAAGGTCATGCTCGTCTATGAGCAGCTACGCGCGCTGAAGCGCCCGAACCTCACCGTCGGCGTCCACTCCGTCATCTCGAACTTCAATATCGATCACTTTCCGACGCTGCATGACTTCGTCGTGAACGAGATGAAGCCGGACTCGTTCATCTCCGAGATCGCCGAGGAGCGCGTCGAACTGGGCACCATCGGCACCGGCATTACGCCGAAACGCGATGCGTACGCCAACGCCGTCGACCGGCTGATCGAGTCGAGCGCCATGCACGCGCACGAAGGCCGCTCGAAGGTGATCCAGGCGTTCCGGCGCAAGTACTACGACCTGGTGAAGCGCTACCTGGAGCGCGAGGCGCAGGCTGTGCCGTGCTACGCGGGCTGGGCTTCGACGCACATCGCGCCGAACGGCGACGTCTGGACCTGTGCCGTGCGCGCTGAACCTATCGCCAACCTGCGCGACTACGATTACGACTTCAAACGCATCTGGTTTGGCCACGAGGCGAGCCCGCTGCGGCGCAGCATCAAGCGCGGAGAATGCGCCTGCCCGCTCGCGAACGCCGCCTACACGAGCATGCTCATGAGCCCCAGCACCATGCTCGATGTCGGCGCAAACATGTGGCAAGAAAAGAGAAAGGAAGTGCGGCGTGGCAGTGTATCTGGCTCGACAGCCCCGGTACGACGTAACTGA
- a CDS encoding HAD family phosphatase has translation MSGARKPFRGVIFDMDGVLTDSEPAFFEAISDVLARYGTSVGTEEYAQFIGSATPITWGGLIKLKQLPVALDDVIEEYEAPLMERLRRPRSPLPGARELIDRLKSRGVPIGLCTASYSRWVDAILHAAGLDGLFDAISAAEMVEHTKPNPAPYVLAASKLGLAPRECVAIEDSVNGVTSALRAGTHVVQLRATETAAAPVAGVALVIASLEEFPMELVVGDV, from the coding sequence GTGAGCGGAGCGCGGAAGCCCTTTCGCGGCGTCATCTTCGACATGGACGGCGTGCTCACCGACAGCGAGCCCGCGTTCTTCGAAGCGATCAGCGATGTCCTCGCGCGCTACGGCACGAGCGTAGGCACCGAAGAGTACGCGCAGTTCATCGGCAGCGCGACGCCGATCACGTGGGGCGGGCTGATCAAGCTGAAGCAGCTGCCCGTCGCGCTCGACGACGTCATCGAGGAGTACGAGGCGCCGCTCATGGAGCGCCTGCGCAGGCCACGATCGCCGCTGCCCGGCGCGCGCGAACTGATCGATCGTCTGAAGTCGCGGGGCGTGCCGATCGGGCTGTGCACGGCGTCGTATTCGCGCTGGGTGGATGCGATCCTGCACGCCGCCGGTCTCGACGGGCTCTTCGACGCGATCTCCGCCGCGGAGATGGTCGAACATACCAAGCCGAACCCGGCGCCGTACGTGCTCGCCGCATCGAAGCTTGGCCTGGCGCCGCGCGAATGCGTCGCCATCGAGGACAGCGTCAATGGCGTTACGTCGGCGTTGCGCGCGGGCACGCACGTCGTGCAGCTCCGCGCGACGGAGACGGCAGCAGCACCGGTGGCGGGCGTCGCGCTGGTGATCGCGTCGCTGGAGGAGTTTCCGATGGAGCTGGTTGTTGGGGACGTGTGA